A region of Methanobrevibacter arboriphilus JCM 13429 = DSM 1125 DNA encodes the following proteins:
- a CDS encoding beta strand repeat-containing protein, whose product MFTINRLFKPIIFVMCVLFIFLALSSASAANHNFTTVNTTEQFQSVINNDNDNDLVISFDDGDYFDWGQLNISRNATIVGKSRGGAKFTTSSGTLFNINATNVKIINLTISGYATAIKSNCSDLTVSDNNITTSGVSINLSSSGSANPITGVVIKDNIIKSSISADYRGAVSFFGKSDDKTVFDVLFSGNNITGGSSGVYLGNGSSSGPVSSANLVFENNNITGTSGPGVDLYAYSSNNTNITFANNNITGTYDGVVLSVSSSNNANITFANNNITGTYSMGMGLAMPAESSNNISITFANNNITGTYDGVVLYASGSNNTNITFANNNITGKSASAVYLRASSGKNTNITFANNNITGIYDGVSLDTYSNNANITFANNNITGTSGGVYVSLYEGNIKSVNFLNNTINANNGDGFYFYTRIGVTNVTDFIIRGNTIFATNAGLNFTGLSVGSLVNVTVEYNRILASFGVNITGHNDNSSFDRNWWGVNDITGMILGVDTLNHFILNITNTSGLDGVHFGDNVSFMLLVLNTTLSNDGVEFLPDFVVNGTFNGADFNSSRVDGFVYNATATAGVQTLAATLDNVDDTVAFNAQLTTNSSIIVSNDPVSIGNNVTISGQLDNFTGIAGVNVTVDGNLYTDVSVNGTGGWNFNYTTNRTGTITFSVNYAGNENYTAFTNSTSFEVLRNSTNSSIIVSSVQIGTNANITGELVGYVGNGSDSLTVSVDGNVYNNVTINSTGGWSLNYTTNRTGNITVSVNYVGNDNYTGFTNASSFTVNLNDTNSSIVVNPETVNIGNNVTISGQLEGYVGNGSDSLTVSVDGNVYNDVIINSTGVWSLNYTTNRTGNINVSVTYVGNENYTGFTNASSFTVNLNDTNSSIVVNPDSVNIGNNVTISGELVGYVGNGSDSLTVSVDGNVYNNVIINSTGGWSLNYTTNRTGNITVNVTYAGNDNYTSFTNSTSFEVLRNSTNSSIIVASVQIGTNAIISGELVGYVGNGSDSLTVSVDGNVYDNIIINSTGGWSLNYTTNRTGNIIVNVNYVGNENYTSFTNVTSFLVAKNGVNSSINIPSNIKVEDSIIIDGVLADENGNPIANTTITVIIDGENFNVTTAENGSWNINYTPTHAGDFNINVTWEGNENYTSFTNNTNFNVNKLATYSSIDLSADFRVGKTTVISGVLLDEEDNTIADSELEITIDGKKHLVKTNFNGYWYLTYKPKSIGKITVVLNFNGDAKYLGFTNSTSFDVKKGESFVNVTVNENKDGSVDLIVKVVDEDGDTIPDYKVDVELDGKYIGSVITDSDGVGIFHIPNSKLKTGKHKITALSDNENYFSNLTFAEFETKNNNNTNNTNNTNGNDNKTTDNPVAIATMKKTGIPIIAIILVLISIFGISLRRKQ is encoded by the coding sequence ATGTTTACAATAAATAGACTTTTTAAGCCAATTATTTTTGTTATGTGTGTTTTATTTATCTTTTTAGCTTTATCTAGTGCTAGTGCAGCTAATCATAATTTTACTACAGTTAATACTACTGAACAGTTTCAAAGTGTTATTAATAATGATAATGATAATGATTTGGTGATTAGTTTTGATGATGGTGATTATTTTGATTGGGGTCAGCTTAATATTAGTCGTAATGCTACTATTGTTGGTAAAAGTCGTGGTGGTGCTAAATTCACAACATCTAGTGGTACTTTGTTTAATATTAATGCTACTAATGTAAAGATTATTAATTTAACTATTAGTGGTTATGCTACAGCTATAAAATCTAATTGTAGTGATTTGACTGTTAGTGATAATAATATTACTACTTCTGGTGTTAGTATTAATTTAAGTAGTAGTGGTAGTGCTAATCCTATAACAGGTGTTGTTATTAAGGATAATATTATTAAATCCAGTATATCTGCTGATTATCGTGGTGCTGTTTCTTTTTTCGGTAAATCTGATGATAAGACTGTTTTTGATGTTTTATTTAGTGGTAATAATATAACTGGTGGTTCTTCTGGTGTATACTTAGGTAATGGTAGCTCTAGTGGTCCTGTTTCGTCTGCTAATTTGGTTTTTGAAAACAACAACATCACAGGAACATCCGGCCCTGGTGTTGATCTGTATGCATACAGCAGCAACAACACCAATATAACCTTTGCCAACAACAACATCACAGGAACATACGATGGTGTTGTTCTGTCTGTATCCAGCAGCAACAACGCCAATATAACCTTTGCCAACAACAACATCACAGGAACATACAGCATGGGTATGGGTCTTGCTATGCCTGCAGAAAGCAGCAACAACATCAGTATAACCTTTGCCAACAACAACATCACAGGAACATACGATGGTGTTGTTCTGTATGCATCCGGCAGCAACAACACCAATATAACCTTTGCCAACAACAACATCACAGGAAAATCCGCCTCTGCTGTTTATCTGCGTGCATCCAGCGGCAAAAACACCAATATAACCTTTGCCAACAACAACATCACAGGAATATACGATGGTGTTTCTCTGGATACATACAGCAACAACGCCAATATAACCTTTGCCAACAACAACATCACAGGAACATCAGGTGGTGTTTATGTTTCTTTGTATGAGGGTAATATTAAGAGTGTTAATTTCTTGAATAATACTATTAATGCTAATAATGGTGATGGTTTTTATTTCTATACTAGGATTGGTGTTACTAATGTGACTGATTTTATTATTCGTGGTAATACTATTTTTGCTACTAATGCTGGTTTGAATTTTACTGGTTTAAGTGTTGGTTCATTGGTTAATGTTACTGTTGAGTATAATCGTATATTGGCAAGTTTTGGTGTTAATATTACTGGTCATAATGATAATAGTAGTTTTGATCGTAATTGGTGGGGTGTTAATGATATTACTGGTATGATTTTGGGTGTTGATACTCTTAATCATTTTATTTTGAATATTACTAATACTTCTGGTTTGGATGGTGTTCATTTTGGTGATAATGTTAGTTTTATGTTGTTAGTTTTGAATACTACGCTTAGTAATGATGGTGTTGAATTTTTACCTGATTTTGTTGTTAATGGAACTTTTAATGGTGCTGATTTTAATAGTAGTCGTGTTGATGGTTTTGTTTATAATGCAACAGCTACAGCTGGTGTTCAAACTTTAGCTGCTACTTTAGATAATGTAGATGATACTGTAGCTTTTAATGCCCAATTAACTACTAATTCTAGTATAATTGTTAGTAATGATCCAGTGAGTATTGGCAATAATGTTACTATTTCTGGTCAGTTGGATAATTTTACTGGTATAGCTGGTGTTAATGTTACTGTTGATGGTAATCTTTATACAGATGTTTCTGTTAATGGTACTGGTGGTTGGAATTTTAATTATACAACTAATCGTACTGGAACTATAACTTTTAGTGTTAATTATGCTGGTAATGAGAATTATACTGCTTTTACTAATAGTACTAGTTTTGAAGTGTTGAGGAATAGTACTAATTCTAGTATTATTGTATCTAGTGTTCAAATTGGTACTAATGCTAATATTACTGGTGAGCTTGTTGGTTATGTTGGTAATGGCTCTGATTCTTTGACTGTTAGTGTTGATGGTAATGTTTATAATAATGTTACTATTAATTCTACTGGTGGTTGGAGTCTTAATTACACAACTAATCGCACAGGAAACATAACTGTTAGTGTTAATTATGTTGGTAATGATAATTATACTGGTTTTACTAATGCAAGTAGTTTTACTGTGAATTTGAATGATACTAATTCTAGTATTGTTGTTAATCCTGAAACTGTAAATATTGGCAACAATGTTACTATTTCTGGTCAGCTTGAGGGTTATGTTGGTAATGGTTCTGATTCTTTGACTGTTAGTGTTGATGGTAATGTTTATAATGATGTTATTATTAATTCTACGGGTGTTTGGAGTCTTAATTACACAACTAATCGTACTGGAAACATAAATGTTAGTGTTACTTATGTTGGTAATGAGAATTATACTGGTTTTACTAATGCAAGTAGTTTTACTGTGAATTTGAATGATACTAATTCTAGTATTGTTGTTAATCCAGATTCAGTGAATATTGGCAACAATGTTACTATTTCTGGTGAGCTTGTTGGTTATGTTGGTAATGGCTCTGATTCTTTGACTGTTAGTGTTGATGGTAATGTTTATAATAATGTTATTATTAATTCTACTGGTGGTTGGAGTCTTAATTACACAACTAACCGCACAGGAAACATAACTGTTAATGTTACTTATGCTGGTAATGATAATTATACTAGTTTTACTAATAGTACTAGTTTTGAAGTGTTGAGGAATAGTACTAATTCTAGTATTATTGTAGCTAGTGTTCAAATTGGTACTAATGCTATTATTTCTGGTGAGCTTGTTGGTTATGTTGGTAATGGCTCTGATTCTTTGACTGTTAGTGTTGATGGTAATGTTTATGATAATATTATTATTAATTCTACTGGTGGTTGGAGTCTTAATTACACAACTAATCGCACAGGAAACATAATTGTTAATGTTAATTATGTTGGTAATGAGAATTATACTAGTTTCACTAATGTGACTAGCTTTTTAGTGGCTAAGAATGGTGTTAATTCTTCTATTAATATTCCTAGTAATATTAAGGTTGAAGATTCTATAATAATTGATGGTGTTTTAGCTGATGAAAATGGTAATCCAATAGCTAATACTACTATTACTGTTATTATTGATGGTGAAAACTTTAATGTAACAACTGCTGAAAATGGTAGTTGGAATATTAATTACACTCCAACTCATGCAGGTGACTTTAATATTAATGTTACTTGGGAAGGTAATGAAAATTACACTAGTTTTACCAATAATACTAACTTCAATGTTAATAAGTTAGCTACATATTCTAGTATTGACCTTTCAGCTGACTTTAGAGTAGGGAAAACTACTGTTATAAGTGGTGTTCTTCTCGATGAGGAAGATAATACAATAGCTGATAGTGAATTAGAAATTACTATTGATGGTAAAAAACATTTAGTGAAAACCAATTTCAATGGTTACTGGTATTTAACTTATAAACCCAAAAGCATTGGAAAAATTACAGTTGTACTTAATTTCAATGGTGATGCTAAATATTTAGGTTTTACTAACAGCACTAGTTTTGATGTTAAAAAAGGTGAAAGCTTTGTTAATGTTACTGTTAATGAAAATAAGGATGGTTCTGTTGATTTGATTGTTAAAGTAGTTGATGAAGATGGTGATACCATACCAGATTATAAAGTTGACGTTGAATTAGATGGTAAATACATAGGATCTGTGATAACAGACTCTGATGGAGTTGGAATATTCCATATACCCAATTCTAAACTTAAAACTGGTAAACATAAGATTACAGCTTTATCAGATAATGAAAATTACTTTAGTAATCTAACATTTGCTGAATTTGAAACCAAAAACAACAATAACACCAACAACACTAATAATACTAATGGCAATGACAATAAAACAACTGATAATCCAGTAGCAATAGCTACTATGAAAAAAACAGGAATACCAATAATAGCTATTATACTAGTATTGATAAGTATATTTGGAATCAGCTTAAGAAGAAAACAATAA